A window from Candidatus Krumholzibacteriota bacterium encodes these proteins:
- a CDS encoding Rrf2 family transcriptional regulator, with translation MKLTTKSEYSLLALIYIARNEEGGYIKMEDVADEYGISKKYLEQIFIPLKHARYLKAKTGASGGYKLAMPAERISIAEIIRLMDGALAPTAAVSKYFFEHTPLEKEEKVMQVFQEIRDYISKKVEELSISDLL, from the coding sequence ATGAAACTGACCACCAAAAGCGAATACTCACTGCTGGCTCTGATTTATATCGCCCGAAACGAAGAAGGAGGATATATCAAGATGGAGGATGTAGCCGATGAATATGGTATATCCAAGAAGTATCTGGAGCAAATATTCATTCCACTCAAGCATGCCAGATATCTGAAGGCCAAAACCGGTGCATCGGGAGGGTATAAATTGGCGATGCCAGCCGAGCGGATAAGTATAGCTGAAATAATCAGGCTCATGGACGGAGCCCTGGCTCCCACGGCGGCTGTAAGTAAATATTTTTTCGAACACACCCCGCTTGAAAAGGAAGAAAAAGTAATGCAGGTATTCCAGGAGATCAGAGACTATATATCAAAAAAAGTCGAAGAGTTAAGCATTTCCGATCTCTTATAA
- a CDS encoding macro domain-containing protein, whose product MKRNLQGITLECVKGDITRQSDMEAIVNAANAQLLVGGGVAGAIHRAAGPELERECRPLAPILPGQAVITGAHNLPNHSVVHCLGPIYGIDEPAGELLGACYRNALQLAEQNRIASIAFPAISTGAFGYPMEPAARVAFETVISVLPRLSSVQHIRFVLFHDADVRVHEGVLEDLTGGNDAE is encoded by the coding sequence ATGAAACGAAATCTTCAGGGAATAACGCTTGAGTGTGTAAAGGGTGATATAACTCGCCAGTCTGATATGGAAGCCATTGTGAACGCGGCGAATGCTCAGCTGCTCGTTGGCGGCGGGGTGGCCGGTGCGATTCATCGAGCCGCTGGGCCAGAGCTGGAAAGGGAATGCCGGCCGCTGGCTCCCATCCTCCCGGGACAAGCGGTGATCACCGGCGCCCACAATTTGCCCAATCACTCGGTGGTGCACTGCCTCGGCCCGATTTACGGGATAGACGAGCCTGCCGGGGAGCTGCTTGGCGCGTGTTACCGCAATGCCCTCCAGTTGGCCGAGCAAAACAGGATCGCTTCCATCGCCTTCCCGGCCATCTCGACAGGCGCATTTGGATACCCGATGGAACCGGCGGCGCGGGTGGCATTCGAGACAGTGATCTCTGTATTGCCCCGGTTGTCATCTGTCCAACATATTCGCTTCGTACTTTTCCATGACGCGGATGTACGTGTTCACGAAGGCGTTCTCGAAGATTTGACAGGGGGAAATGATGCCGAATAA
- a CDS encoding nicotinate phosphoribosyltransferase, with amino-acid sequence MMPNNLALFTDLYELTMAQAYFDEGMTDDAVFRLFVRRLPPRRNYLLACGLNTVLDYLENLSFDEDDLAYLASLEQFSDPFLDRLRDFRFSGAVRAVSEGTPVFANEPILEIVAPLPEAQIIETFVMNQIHVQTVLCSKAQRVVMAAKGRPVIDFGSRRMHGIDAALKAARAFYIGGVAATSNVLAGKEYQLPVAGTMAHSYIQAHDDEREAFRAFARLYPETVLLVDTYDTMGGVRRVIELANTLGEEFKISAVRLDSGDLLVLSREARWLLDQAGLEKVEIFASGGLDEDSIARLVSSKAPIDGFGVGTSMGVSKDAPDLDIAYKLCEYAGRGRLKLSLGKPILPGRNQIFRVSMNGRYVRDVVARSDEHLAGQPLLETVMCNGERLAAGRVDLESAREHASRQTARLPDHVLYITPAEPPYPVEVSHELSRYQKEIEDSVRER; translated from the coding sequence ATGATGCCGAATAATCTCGCGCTGTTTACTGATCTTTACGAACTGACCATGGCTCAGGCTTATTTTGACGAGGGGATGACCGATGACGCGGTCTTCAGGCTCTTCGTTCGCCGCCTGCCCCCGCGACGGAATTATTTGCTGGCCTGCGGCTTGAACACGGTACTCGATTATCTGGAGAATCTGAGTTTTGACGAAGATGATCTTGCTTACCTGGCATCGCTCGAGCAGTTCTCCGATCCCTTTCTTGATCGGCTGCGTGACTTCCGCTTCAGCGGAGCGGTCCGCGCGGTATCCGAAGGCACGCCGGTATTTGCCAATGAACCGATTCTGGAGATTGTAGCCCCCCTGCCGGAGGCGCAGATCATAGAGACCTTCGTCATGAATCAGATCCACGTTCAGACCGTGTTGTGTTCCAAGGCACAGCGTGTTGTGATGGCGGCCAAAGGGCGTCCCGTGATCGATTTCGGTTCCCGGCGGATGCACGGAATAGATGCTGCCCTTAAGGCGGCGCGCGCGTTTTACATAGGCGGTGTGGCCGCGACATCGAATGTTCTTGCCGGCAAGGAGTATCAGCTGCCTGTCGCCGGTACCATGGCGCACAGTTACATTCAGGCACATGATGATGAAAGGGAAGCATTTCGCGCGTTCGCTCGACTCTATCCGGAAACGGTGTTGCTGGTAGACACCTACGATACGATGGGGGGCGTTCGCAGGGTCATCGAACTGGCAAACACATTGGGCGAAGAATTCAAAATCAGCGCGGTGCGCCTCGATTCAGGGGACCTGCTCGTTCTTTCCAGGGAGGCGCGCTGGCTGCTCGATCAGGCGGGACTTGAAAAGGTAGAGATATTTGCCAGCGGCGGGCTCGACGAGGACAGTATCGCGCGCCTTGTTTCCTCGAAAGCTCCCATAGACGGATTTGGCGTTGGCACCAGCATGGGCGTTTCCAAAGATGCCCCTGACCTGGATATTGCCTACAAACTCTGTGAATACGCGGGCAGGGGTCGATTGAAGCTGAGTTTAGGGAAGCCGATACTGCCTGGCCGTAATCAGATATTCCGGGTGAGCATGAACGGGCGCTATGTGCGTGACGTGGTGGCGCGGTCGGATGAACATCTGGCGGGCCAGCCGTTGCTCGAGACCGTGATGTGTAACGGCGAGCGCCTGGCCGCAGGCCGTGTGGACCTCGAATCGGCGCGCGAGCATGCCAGCCGGCAGACCGCTCGCCTTCCGGACCATGTCCTCTATATCACGCCGGCCGAACCGCCGTATCCTGTGGAAGTAAGCCATGAATTGTCCAGATACCAGAAAGAGATCGAAGATAGTGTGAGGGAGAGATGA
- a CDS encoding permease, with product MIKNTENSGLKRDAIFLAITLIIAIGLLSLFPGKKKAVTAASWSFFVEMIWILPGVMVLMGLFMVWVPKEMVEKYLGKTSGIKGFSLAILFGALPTGPLYVAFPLAASLIRKGARISNIIIFLSAWACIKVPQEMIELQFLGPGFMAARLVLTIGFVVIMGLSVERIIEWSADNPHKAKGGNDDEGI from the coding sequence ATGATAAAGAATACAGAAAACTCCGGCCTGAAACGAGATGCAATATTCCTCGCTATTACTTTGATAATCGCGATTGGCTTATTATCACTTTTCCCCGGCAAAAAAAAGGCAGTAACTGCGGCTTCATGGTCATTCTTTGTTGAAATGATCTGGATACTTCCTGGCGTGATGGTATTAATGGGCCTATTCATGGTATGGGTACCCAAAGAAATGGTCGAAAAATATTTAGGGAAAACATCCGGGATAAAAGGCTTTTCTCTTGCCATTCTATTTGGCGCCTTACCGACTGGCCCCCTCTATGTGGCTTTCCCTTTAGCTGCTTCATTGATTAGGAAGGGCGCCCGGATTTCCAATATTATTATTTTTCTTTCTGCGTGGGCGTGCATAAAGGTGCCTCAGGAAATGATCGAGCTTCAATTTCTTGGGCCAGGATTTATGGCTGCCCGACTTGTCCTAACGATTGGATTTGTTGTCATCATGGGCCTATCCGTTGAAAGAATAATTGAGTGGAGTGCTGATAATCCACATAAAGCAAAAGGAGGTAATGACGATGAAGGTATATGA
- a CDS encoding metalloregulator ArsR/SmtB family transcription factor encodes MFEFMNVIKALADNNRVRILCVLKERELCVCQIIEMLGLAPSTVSKHLSILRQARLLDDRKEGRWMYYRWPGRPDVLVRKILKLLTDSLGDDEQVQADMRSVDKIMCIQKETLCRMQKKKKN; translated from the coding sequence ATGTTTGAGTTTATGAATGTTATAAAGGCGCTGGCTGACAACAATCGGGTGCGGATTCTGTGTGTTTTGAAGGAGCGTGAGCTTTGCGTGTGTCAGATCATCGAGATGCTGGGGCTGGCGCCATCCACGGTATCCAAGCATTTATCAATTCTGCGTCAAGCTCGGCTTCTGGATGATCGCAAGGAAGGGCGGTGGATGTATTACCGTTGGCCCGGCAGGCCTGATGTTCTGGTCAGGAAAATTCTCAAGCTGTTAACAGATTCTCTTGGCGATGACGAACAGGTACAGGCTGATATGAGAAGTGTGGATAAGATTATGTGTATCCAAAAGGAGACGCTATGTCGTATGCAGAAAAAAAAGAAAAATTAA
- a CDS encoding permease has protein sequence MNSTAIVINLFAFACLFISLLKNKEKTKQSLRVAVKSFVRVLPMVFIIIIFIGLLLGFVPKSQISRLIGEQAGFGGVFIVALLGAVLHIPSLISFPLAASLIESGASITSVAVFITSLTMIGVVTLPLEIKILGKNIALLRNGISFGIAIIIALIMGAIL, from the coding sequence GTGAACTCGACAGCTATAGTGATAAATCTTTTCGCTTTTGCCTGCTTATTCATCTCTCTTCTCAAGAATAAGGAGAAGACCAAACAGTCCCTGAGAGTAGCGGTGAAGTCTTTTGTCCGCGTTCTTCCAATGGTTTTCATTATTATAATCTTTATCGGTCTTCTTTTAGGTTTCGTCCCGAAAAGTCAAATTTCGAGATTAATTGGTGAGCAAGCAGGTTTCGGGGGAGTATTTATTGTGGCATTGTTAGGAGCAGTATTACATATACCTTCTTTAATTTCCTTTCCCTTAGCAGCATCTCTAATTGAAAGTGGTGCATCAATTACTTCAGTGGCAGTGTTTATTACCAGCTTAACGATGATTGGTGTGGTAACACTCCCTCTGGAAATAAAGATATTAGGAAAGAATATTGCTTTACTTAGGAATGGGATAAGTTTTGGTATTGCAATTATTATTGCTCTCATTATGGGGGCAATATTATGA
- a CDS encoding nicotinamidase, which translates to MTSIEETLHSGDAVIVVDVQRDFCPGGALAIEDSDKIVPILNRWIETAIAKGAPVYVSRDWHPVNHISFKQRGGPWPPHCVQDSDGARFHPDLRVPESAIKVTKGVRFDQDQNSAFDKTGLAEQLRYDGVKRLFIGGLAEDVCVLATVLDGCKEGFEVVLISDATRPVTITGGEEARKQMHAAGARLKKTD; encoded by the coding sequence ATGACCAGTATCGAAGAAACATTGCATAGCGGTGATGCTGTGATCGTTGTCGATGTACAGAGAGACTTTTGTCCAGGCGGCGCGTTGGCGATTGAAGATAGCGACAAGATCGTTCCCATCCTCAATCGCTGGATTGAAACCGCCATCGCAAAGGGGGCGCCGGTTTACGTCTCGCGTGATTGGCACCCGGTTAATCATATCAGCTTTAAACAGCGCGGCGGTCCCTGGCCGCCACACTGCGTCCAGGACAGCGACGGAGCGCGTTTTCATCCAGACTTGAGGGTGCCGGAATCCGCAATAAAAGTGACCAAAGGCGTTCGCTTCGATCAGGATCAAAACTCGGCCTTCGATAAGACCGGTCTTGCAGAGCAGTTACGTTACGACGGCGTCAAACGATTATTTATTGGAGGGCTCGCCGAGGACGTGTGCGTGCTGGCGACTGTTCTCGATGGATGTAAAGAAGGCTTTGAGGTGGTGCTGATTTCCGATGCAACCCGGCCGGTGACGATCACGGGCGGCGAGGAGGCGCGGAAGCAGATGCATGCTGCTGGAGCGCGTCTTAAAAAGACAGATTGA
- a CDS encoding DUF2292 domain-containing protein, whose protein sequence is MMSGIFSAISEIRHGSVKIDIQGGKVIQIDKLNKMRIR, encoded by the coding sequence ATGATGTCCGGTATATTCTCCGCCATTAGTGAGATAAGACATGGTTCGGTAAAGATAGATATACAGGGCGGAAAAGTTATACAGATAGATAAACTGAACAAAATGAGAATAAGATAA
- a CDS encoding carboxymuconolactone decarboxylase family protein translates to MDEKTKELIAVGTSVGAHCQPCLTYHVAKAKELGIGEDEIREAIAVGHMVEKGAMSAMREFSKGILDNDARSGEGCCPGGTAGTSNCCG, encoded by the coding sequence ATGGATGAGAAGACGAAAGAACTGATCGCGGTTGGAACCTCGGTGGGAGCGCACTGTCAGCCTTGCCTGACGTATCACGTCGCAAAAGCGAAGGAGCTGGGCATTGGCGAAGACGAGATTCGCGAGGCGATTGCCGTCGGGCATATGGTCGAAAAAGGCGCGATGTCTGCCATGCGGGAATTCTCAAAGGGGATCTTGGACAATGATGCCCGGTCTGGTGAGGGTTGCTGCCCCGGCGGAACAGCGGGGACCAGTAATTGTTGTGGGTGA
- a CDS encoding arsenate reductase ArsC, whose product MSYAEKKEKLKVLFLCTGNSCRSQMAEGWARHLKNDVMDVYSAGIEMHGLNANAVRVMAEAGVDISAQKSKTVDAVKDVPFDYVVTMCGHANETCPMWLTGKAKVVHVGFEDPPALARNAANEEEALNSYRKVRDEIKEFIQTLPGSLGI is encoded by the coding sequence ATGTCGTATGCAGAAAAAAAAGAAAAATTAAAGGTTCTCTTTCTGTGCACCGGAAATTCCTGCAGGAGCCAGATGGCAGAAGGCTGGGCACGTCATTTGAAGAACGATGTGATGGATGTTTATTCGGCCGGGATAGAGATGCATGGGTTAAACGCAAATGCTGTCCGGGTCATGGCCGAAGCAGGTGTGGATATAAGCGCGCAGAAGTCCAAGACCGTTGACGCGGTAAAGGATGTTCCGTTTGATTATGTTGTTACGATGTGTGGACATGCCAATGAGACCTGTCCGATGTGGTTGACAGGCAAGGCGAAGGTTGTGCACGTGGGCTTTGAGGATCCACCGGCACTGGCGAGGAATGCGGCGAATGAAGAAGAGGCGCTGAATTCCTATCGCAAAGTACGGGATGAGATAAAGGAATTTATTCAAACGCTTCCCGGATCATTAGGAATATAA
- a CDS encoding FlgD immunoglobulin-like domain containing protein encodes MKKHLGIWLAAIVLLFSLLPAHPCFAGNNVYTENFSTSLFEDPAYTTANWDTVAGELKFFTFQPTLIGSYNTSGISRDVKVSGDYAFVADNDNGIQVFDISDTANPLLIGSYGAESYTLDVEVSGDNAFLADYSSGLQILDISDPTNPLFVGAYNTSGSSQSVDVEGDYAFIADGDPGLIIIDISDLSSPALLGTYDTPGYARNLTVSGDYAFIADGLSGLRVIDISDPANPTSLGSYDTTGDAREVRVSGDYALVADNTSGLQILDISDPSSPALLGTCDTPGHAYGVIASGDYAFVADYNYGVQVIDISDPSNPQIIGSYDTPGNAYGVTVSGENVFLADAAGGLKVVKIAQLVNPKLVGNYDTSSYCRHVTVSGDFAFVADYRGGLLVIDISDSANPALLGTYDTPGYAHGVAVSGDYAFVADGGSGLQMIDISDPANPVFLENFNTAGYATDVAVSGDCAFLADLGMLYVIDISDPSNLTSLGTYSPLLGDVRGVEVSGNCAFVADGDWGLLMIDITDPTSPTRIGRYYQESNNFMDVTCAGDYAFAANDTSGLYVIDISDPYIPSLLGSYNTPGSAVSVEISGNYAFVADADSGLHVINISDPTSPTLIATCDTPDYAYGVAVAGDYAYVADGSSGLQSIVVSQGKLDLDGNAGRSLFVYSSGDSIFRTRLTSTHTDSVDWEVSSDDGTNWQEILPDGEWNRQAVPGKNLLWRSTLLWEEPVDNPAVTELQLEWLVGAGVISEIVDVPDDQGGWVQMNIIRSGKDFLDETDYTILEYKIWRWDGDVDDGEWVCMDSVTAAQQDEYVVTLPTVKDSCASSTNHTTFLVTAHTTKPTLVFACEPDSGYSIDNIAPSVPTNFSVAYNTGSGNHLSWDPCPDGDFKQFNVYRSNDPGFIPSPSDLVRVETGTSWHDPGYDGWDVCYKITALDSADNESDPVSPSNVTATEDPEIPMNYVLYPNVPNPFNPITSIRYDVPAEGGIVTLRIYDVSGRLIRTVLNGPQTAGQKTVMWNGRDSRGLNVASGVYFYRLTAPGYKKTLRMVLLR; translated from the coding sequence ATGAAAAAACATCTGGGTATATGGCTTGCGGCAATCGTTTTGTTATTTTCTCTTTTACCGGCTCACCCATGTTTCGCGGGCAATAATGTGTACACGGAAAATTTCAGTACGTCATTATTCGAGGACCCAGCCTACACTACGGCTAATTGGGACACAGTTGCCGGAGAACTCAAGTTTTTCACATTTCAGCCCACACTAATCGGATCTTACAACACTTCGGGTATCTCGAGAGATGTAAAGGTTTCGGGCGACTACGCCTTTGTGGCCGATAATGATAATGGGATTCAGGTGTTCGATATTTCAGATACGGCTAATCCCCTGCTTATAGGATCGTACGGCGCGGAGAGCTACACATTGGATGTAGAGGTTTCGGGCGACAACGCGTTTTTGGCGGATTACAGCTCAGGGCTCCAGATACTCGATATTTCAGATCCCACAAATCCTCTTTTTGTTGGAGCTTACAATACTTCGGGCTCTTCCCAAAGTGTTGATGTCGAAGGCGACTATGCCTTTATCGCGGATGGAGATCCGGGGCTGATAATAATAGATATTTCAGATCTCTCAAGCCCGGCGCTTCTTGGAACATACGATACGCCGGGTTACGCGAGGAACTTAACGGTTTCGGGCGACTACGCCTTTATCGCGGACGGTCTTTCAGGGCTTCGGGTTATAGATATTTCAGATCCAGCAAACCCCACCTCGCTGGGAAGTTATGACACCACGGGCGATGCGAGAGAGGTCAGGGTTTCAGGTGACTATGCGCTTGTGGCTGACAACACATCCGGCCTACAGATACTCGATATCTCGGATCCCTCCAGCCCGGCGCTTCTTGGAACATGTGATACTCCGGGCCATGCCTATGGTGTTATTGCCTCGGGCGACTATGCCTTCGTCGCGGATTACAACTACGGGGTTCAGGTTATTGATATTTCAGATCCTTCAAACCCTCAAATTATAGGAAGTTACGATACACCGGGTAATGCCTATGGAGTTACGGTTTCGGGAGAAAACGTCTTTTTAGCCGATGCCGCCGGGGGACTGAAGGTGGTTAAGATAGCACAGCTCGTAAACCCGAAACTTGTCGGCAATTACGACACATCGAGTTACTGCAGGCATGTAACGGTCTCCGGTGATTTCGCGTTCGTGGCGGATTACCGCGGTGGACTGCTGGTGATTGATATTTCAGATTCGGCGAACCCCGCACTCCTGGGAACATACGACACTCCGGGCTATGCTCATGGGGTAGCTGTTTCGGGTGATTATGCCTTTGTGGCGGACGGAGGTTCGGGGCTGCAGATGATCGATATATCAGACCCGGCGAATCCCGTTTTCCTTGAAAATTTCAATACGGCAGGCTACGCCACTGACGTTGCGGTCTCGGGCGATTGCGCTTTTTTAGCGGATTTAGGCATGCTGTACGTAATCGATATTTCAGACCCCTCCAACCTAACGTCGCTTGGAACATACAGCCCGCTGCTGGGCGACGTTCGCGGAGTGGAAGTCTCGGGCAACTGCGCTTTTGTGGCGGATGGTGACTGGGGACTTCTGATGATTGATATAACGGATCCAACGAGCCCAACCAGGATAGGACGTTACTATCAAGAATCAAACAATTTCATGGACGTAACATGCGCGGGCGACTACGCCTTTGCCGCAAATGACACTTCCGGGCTCTATGTGATCGATATCTCGGACCCGTATATTCCCTCGCTTCTCGGAAGCTACAACACTCCGGGCTCTGCCGTTAGTGTTGAAATTTCTGGTAACTACGCTTTTGTGGCGGATGCAGATTCCGGGCTCCATGTGATAAATATTTCAGACCCAACCAGCCCCACACTAATCGCGACATGTGATACGCCGGACTATGCCTATGGCGTTGCTGTAGCGGGTGACTACGCCTATGTCGCGGATGGCTCGTCCGGGCTTCAGTCTATTGTAGTTTCTCAGGGGAAGCTGGATCTGGACGGAAATGCCGGCCGGTCGCTTTTTGTTTATTCTTCCGGAGACAGTATCTTCCGGACTCGATTAACGAGTACGCATACGGACAGCGTTGACTGGGAAGTAAGTTCCGACGACGGTACAAACTGGCAGGAAATACTGCCGGACGGGGAATGGAATAGACAGGCTGTTCCGGGAAAAAATCTCTTATGGCGTTCAACTCTTCTATGGGAAGAACCCGTTGATAATCCTGCAGTTACAGAACTTCAACTCGAATGGCTTGTGGGGGCCGGTGTAATCAGTGAAATTGTTGATGTGCCTGATGATCAGGGCGGATGGGTTCAAATGAATATTATCCGGTCGGGCAAAGATTTTCTCGATGAGACGGATTACACTATTTTAGAATACAAAATATGGAGATGGGATGGCGATGTTGATGACGGCGAATGGGTTTGTATGGACAGTGTAACAGCAGCCCAGCAGGATGAATACGTTGTTACCCTGCCTACGGTAAAAGACTCATGCGCGTCGAGTACTAATCACACGACGTTCCTGGTAACGGCTCACACTACAAAACCGACTTTGGTGTTCGCGTGCGAACCGGACAGCGGTTATTCGATCGATAATATAGCTCCCTCGGTCCCGACTAATTTTTCCGTTGCCTATAATACGGGTAGCGGCAACCATCTTTCATGGGACCCGTGTCCCGATGGTGACTTCAAGCAGTTCAATGTCTACAGGTCAAATGATCCCGGGTTTATTCCGTCCCCCTCCGACCTTGTACGTGTCGAAACAGGAACAAGCTGGCACGATCCCGGGTATGACGGATGGGATGTTTGTTATAAGATAACGGCGCTTGATTCCGCTGATAACGAAAGCGATCCGGTTTCGCCGTCTAATGTGACGGCGACGGAAGATCCTGAAATTCCGATGAATTACGTGCTCTATCCTAATGTGCCGAATCCGTTTAATCCAATCACATCGATTCGTTACGATGTTCCTGCGGAGGGAGGCATTGTAACATTACGCATATATGATGTATCGGGAAGGCTTATCAGGACGGTTCTTAACGGACCTCAGACTGCGGGTCAGAAAACGGTAATGTGGAATGGAAGGGATAGTAGAGGGCTGAATGTTGCTTCGGGTGTCTATTTCTACAGGCTGACGGCACCGGGGTATAAAAAAACGCTGAGGATGGTGCTGCTCAGGTAG
- a CDS encoding SufE family protein yields MTEINEIQDRIIDEVSALDGRADLYQYLIKLGREIKLPSKEFRKDENLISGCQSKLWLASEFNSGKVIYYADSDAVITRGILTLLLQVINRRKPEDIVGADLYFLEKTGLSEHLSPVRSNGLAQVLVHIRKHARGYI; encoded by the coding sequence ATGACTGAGATAAATGAAATTCAGGACAGGATAATAGATGAGGTTTCAGCTCTGGATGGACGGGCAGACCTTTATCAGTATCTTATAAAACTGGGGAGGGAGATAAAACTTCCGTCTAAAGAATTCAGGAAAGATGAAAACCTTATCAGCGGATGTCAGTCGAAGCTTTGGCTTGCAAGTGAATTTAATAGCGGGAAAGTAATCTATTACGCCGACAGTGACGCGGTTATTACCAGGGGGATACTGACCCTTCTGCTGCAGGTTATAAACAGGAGAAAGCCGGAGGATATAGTTGGCGCTGATCTGTATTTTCTTGAGAAAACAGGTCTTTCAGAACATCTTTCCCCGGTTCGCTCGAACGGTCTGGCACAGGTTCTGGTTCATATCAGAAAGCATGCCAGGGGATATATATAG
- a CDS encoding SLC13 family permease, whose amino-acid sequence MFDFEFIYTATLIAAMTVLLVKELLEPDLAVFSTLIMLTAGRVITVSEAFSGFSNHGMLTVAFLFIVASALQRSDILNIIVGRIMKQHGKISTKLIRMMIPVSSVSAFFNNTPVVAMLIPVIKQWARKTGNPVSKFMIPLSYASILGGICTLIGTSTTLVVHGLMIENGLEGFSFFEISKVGIPTALFGLMVIVLIGHRLLPERKPPLIELGGNTREFVVEMKVNENFRNIGKTISEANLRHLKGLYLFQIERGDKIISAAGPEEKILSGDRLFFAGLPSTIIELQRTPGLITVQDPEFDLQNYDSDQLGTFEAVISSNSPLIGKNVRESKFRSRYQAVILGIHRSGERIQKKVGDIVIKTGDTLLILAKNSFAERWYHSRDFYLVSRAESPPSKPRRYSWLSISILAIMIITMASGLLPILLSVCLATLILILTGCISAEDARDSIEWKVLLIIASAFGISKAMINSGVADYIAVHLISVLGVAGPIGLIAGTYFIVSFYTEIITNNASAALVFPVSLAIAQQAALDPRPFFITVAIAASASFATPIGYQTNLMVYGPGGYKFKDFLRVGIPMNIIIGIVTVTMIYLIYY is encoded by the coding sequence ATGTTCGATTTCGAGTTTATATATACAGCCACCCTGATTGCCGCCATGACAGTTCTTCTGGTGAAGGAATTGCTGGAGCCGGACCTGGCGGTTTTCTCAACCCTGATTATGTTGACGGCAGGAAGAGTTATCACAGTCTCAGAGGCCTTCTCCGGATTCTCCAATCACGGTATGCTGACTGTTGCTTTTCTGTTTATAGTGGCCTCCGCTCTTCAGCGCAGCGATATACTGAATATTATCGTGGGAAGGATAATGAAACAGCATGGGAAAATCTCCACCAAACTCATCCGTATGATGATTCCTGTTTCCTCAGTCTCCGCCTTTTTTAACAATACCCCTGTCGTGGCCATGCTGATCCCCGTGATAAAGCAATGGGCACGTAAAACCGGAAACCCTGTTTCAAAATTCATGATACCCCTCTCCTACGCTTCAATTCTGGGAGGTATTTGTACCCTTATCGGAACCAGTACCACTCTGGTGGTTCACGGCCTGATGATAGAGAACGGACTGGAGGGGTTTTCATTCTTTGAAATATCAAAGGTAGGTATCCCAACGGCCCTTTTCGGTCTTATGGTCATCGTCCTGATAGGCCACCGCCTCCTGCCGGAGCGTAAACCGCCGCTGATTGAACTGGGCGGCAATACCAGAGAGTTCGTAGTGGAGATGAAAGTAAACGAAAATTTCCGGAATATCGGAAAAACCATATCGGAGGCGAATCTTCGTCATCTTAAGGGCCTTTATTTATTTCAGATTGAAAGGGGCGATAAAATTATTTCAGCGGCGGGGCCTGAAGAAAAAATTCTTTCGGGGGACCGATTATTCTTTGCCGGCCTGCCTTCTACAATTATTGAGCTTCAACGGACCCCAGGACTGATAACGGTTCAGGATCCGGAGTTCGACCTGCAGAATTATGACTCTGACCAACTTGGCACCTTTGAAGCTGTAATTTCTTCCAATTCACCTCTGATAGGAAAAAATGTCAGGGAAAGCAAGTTTCGATCCCGCTACCAGGCAGTTATACTTGGGATCCATCGCAGCGGGGAAAGAATCCAGAAAAAAGTCGGTGATATAGTAATCAAGACCGGTGACACCCTGCTGATACTGGCAAAAAACAGTTTTGCGGAAAGGTGGTATCACTCAAGAGATTTTTATCTGGTTTCACGGGCGGAATCACCCCCGTCAAAACCCCGACGTTACTCCTGGCTCAGCATCTCAATTCTGGCAATAATGATTATTACCATGGCTTCAGGGCTTCTTCCCATTCTGTTATCAGTTTGCCTGGCCACTCTGATCCTGATTCTTACAGGGTGCATATCGGCTGAAGATGCTCGCGACAGCATTGAATGGAAAGTACTTCTTATCATTGCGTCGGCATTCGGAATTTCGAAAGCGATGATTAATTCAGGTGTCGCCGATTATATAGCAGTTCACCTTATCTCAGTGCTTGGAGTGGCCGGTCCCATTGGCCTTATTGCGGGAACCTACTTCATCGTAAGTTTCTATACCGAGATCATAACAAATAACGCCTCGGCGGCACTCGTTTTCCCGGTTTCTCTTGCGATTGCCCAGCAGGCAGCCCTGGACCCTCGCCCTTTCTTCATTACCGTGGCCATTGCCGCCTCCGCCAGCTTCGCCACTCCGATAGGATATCAGACAAACTTAATGGTATATGGTCCCGGCGGATACAAATTCAAGGATTTTCTCAGAGTGGGGATTCCTATGAATATAATAATCGGCATTGTTACTGTAACTATGATCTATCTGATATACTATTAA